One part of the Cellulosilyticum sp. I15G10I2 genome encodes these proteins:
- a CDS encoding LysM peptidoglycan-binding domain-containing protein has protein sequence MGKITYRPKEHRKNLDNLNPKNNDHHYKAHTSEKSIQEDSKLLEIEDKNIKDNNSHISELSNVKPIGDLECDYHIYLEDYVYTYLYQYALADLSTENSAVFLGQYYPESKEVIVRGIIPIPMDHLGGESEWIDEEVLKEVEQEREEYFKNEQIIGWMHMQPGYGTMLTMKELREHKRVFGEKDSIFMLVDAVNKIETLYVYENEELKEQSGYYMYYERNEEMQRYMLDHPFVKKEVQVIEDTVVNQFREIGKMRKHEYIQRKNVNATVIVASIILIGLTAVIVKMNDNRNTKSIAASNTNIAANGVLPGLENITKEDDDIKFIIQTNQLEAENKIEPTHVIGELPKGTAEEVIEEVVINQETNSEKTAIKEKDETVEPLKQEEKKSNSEKENIKQYEEYIVKEGDTLANISYNIYGSSKMSKEIAQINELGNTDFIRVGQKLKLPAE, from the coding sequence ATGGGAAAAATAACTTATAGACCAAAGGAGCATAGAAAAAACTTAGATAATCTTAATCCGAAAAATAACGATCATCATTATAAAGCACATACATCTGAAAAAAGCATACAGGAAGATAGTAAGTTATTAGAGATAGAAGATAAAAACATTAAAGACAATAATAGTCATATCAGTGAATTAAGCAATGTAAAACCTATAGGAGACCTAGAATGTGACTATCATATTTATTTAGAAGACTATGTGTATACTTATTTATACCAGTATGCTTTAGCAGATTTATCTACAGAGAATTCAGCTGTTTTTTTAGGACAATACTATCCTGAAAGCAAGGAAGTTATAGTAAGAGGGATCATTCCAATTCCAATGGACCATTTAGGCGGCGAAAGTGAATGGATTGACGAAGAAGTACTAAAAGAAGTAGAACAAGAAAGAGAAGAGTACTTTAAGAATGAACAAATTATTGGCTGGATGCATATGCAGCCAGGGTATGGTACTATGCTTACGATGAAAGAATTGCGGGAACATAAAAGGGTATTTGGTGAAAAAGATAGTATATTTATGCTGGTAGATGCTGTTAATAAGATTGAAACACTTTATGTGTATGAAAATGAAGAACTTAAAGAACAGAGTGGCTACTATATGTATTATGAAAGAAATGAAGAGATGCAAAGATATATGCTTGACCATCCTTTTGTAAAAAAAGAAGTACAAGTCATCGAAGATACAGTAGTAAACCAATTCAGAGAAATTGGTAAAATGCGTAAGCATGAATACATACAAAGAAAAAATGTTAATGCAACAGTTATAGTAGCAAGTATTATTTTAATAGGACTCACAGCTGTTATTGTAAAAATGAATGATAATAGAAATACTAAAAGTATTGCTGCCTCTAATACGAATATAGCAGCTAATGGCGTATTACCTGGTTTAGAGAATATAACTAAAGAAGACGATGATATCAAATTTATTATTCAGACAAACCAGCTTGAGGCAGAAAATAAGATAGAACCAACCCATGTTATAGGGGAGTTACCCAAGGGTACAGCAGAAGAAGTAATCGAAGAAGTTGTAATAAATCAAGAGACAAATTCTGAAAAAACAGCAATTAAAGAAAAAGATGAAACGGTGGAGCCTCTAAAACAAGAAGAAAAGAAAAGTAACAGCGAGAAAGAAAATATTAAACAGTATGAGGAATATATCGTTAAAGAAGGGGACACTTTAGCTAATATAAGTTATAATATATACGGCAGTTCGAAGATGTCAAAAGAGATAGCTCAGATTAATGAACTTGGCAATACCGATTTTATTCGAGTTGGACAAAAGCTTAAACTTCCGGCAGAGTAA